From a single Methylosinus sp. H3A genomic region:
- a CDS encoding FecR domain-containing protein → MAQSIAIAVLLAATAAAQAEPVGNVGAVNSSAQSAPPGRPARPLALGADVVDRERVETGAEGSAQIVFLDTSTLSIGRNSQVTIDRFVYSGGAGGEQAVSMAKGVLRFVGGGVSHGGGANLRIPSATIGVRGGAALIVLDEPGCGALIVDQYGRLTISARGVVRTLSRPGVGLCVSADGVFGDPISVGVETIRRLTARLASAPGQRAGAKRAPTEQEAELGLGDVRPPLGLAEIDQQPGLDTLRPFWAGQALARSKASVDHQPLPPIVEEPIDGYYYLPPVDTGGPVL, encoded by the coding sequence ATGGCGCAATCTATCGCGATCGCGGTCCTGCTCGCGGCGACCGCCGCCGCGCAGGCCGAGCCCGTCGGCAATGTCGGCGCGGTGAATTCGAGCGCGCAGAGCGCGCCTCCGGGGCGTCCCGCGCGCCCGCTGGCGCTCGGCGCCGATGTCGTCGATCGCGAGCGCGTCGAGACGGGCGCCGAGGGCAGCGCGCAAATCGTGTTTCTCGACACGTCGACTCTGTCGATCGGCCGCAACAGCCAGGTGACGATCGATCGTTTCGTCTATTCCGGCGGCGCCGGCGGCGAGCAGGCCGTCTCCATGGCCAAGGGCGTGCTGCGCTTCGTCGGCGGCGGCGTCAGCCATGGCGGCGGCGCGAATCTGCGTATTCCCTCGGCGACGATCGGCGTGCGCGGCGGCGCGGCGCTGATCGTGCTCGACGAGCCCGGCTGCGGCGCGTTGATCGTCGACCAATATGGCAGACTGACCATCTCCGCGAGAGGAGTCGTCCGCACCTTGTCGCGTCCGGGCGTCGGCCTGTGCGTCTCGGCCGATGGCGTTTTCGGCGATCCCATCAGCGTCGGCGTGGAGACGATCCGCCGACTGACCGCCCGGCTCGCGAGCGCCCCCGGCCAGCGAGCCGGCGCCAAGCGCGCGCCGACGGAGCAGGAGGCCGAGCTCGGATTGGGCGACGTGCGGCCGCCGCTCGGCCTCGCCGAGATCGATCAGCAGCCGGGGCTCGACACTCTGCGTCCGTTCTGGGCGGGCCAGGCGCTGGCGCGTAGCAAAGCGAGCGTCGACCATCAGCCTTTGCCGCCGATCGTCGAAGAGCCGATCGACGGTTATTATTACCTCCCTCCCGTCGATACGGGCGGGCCTGTTCTATAG
- a CDS encoding lipopolysaccharide assembly protein LapB → MFRKTAAAVSLLGAAALFAAPAAAEPEGRAEQTRLSDHLRRHPTDYDATYRYVLISRELGDHEAAIGALERLIAFNPALARARKELGVLYARLGAYQTAALHLRAALEAPDLDPAQKAQIESLLPDVERQTESSRWSARLQTGLRSQSNASFFPTNGLFLVGGVGVLSPLPRRADFNAFELVDIANDTDLDAERSAQLETRFKGYATQQFHVASYNVGVFGLSSGPRFALDAEFLPGASVKPYVTGLTSYVGGGNFLNSGGAGVVARLPLLGESLSIEPGVEYRYLGVSIGGPFASLSAISTGSAVTASIGTVWRPSDALRLETRTAFTRHNAALRSQSFDEIEEQALVRLDFDPPLASLGRKWSIAPYGRIFQLAFDAVDPMVDPWRPRRDVGWAAGVLVEAPITREIGLSAAFEYARNESNLPNFRTDNLSVWFGPVARF, encoded by the coding sequence ATGTTCCGAAAGACGGCCGCCGCGGTCTCCCTGCTCGGGGCGGCGGCTCTCTTCGCCGCGCCCGCGGCCGCCGAGCCGGAGGGGCGCGCGGAGCAGACCCGGCTCTCTGATCATTTGCGGCGCCATCCGACCGACTATGACGCAACCTATCGTTATGTGCTGATTTCGCGGGAGCTCGGGGATCACGAGGCGGCGATCGGTGCGCTGGAGCGTCTCATCGCCTTCAATCCGGCGCTGGCGCGGGCGCGCAAGGAGCTGGGGGTGCTCTACGCCCGCCTCGGCGCCTATCAGACCGCGGCTCTGCATCTGCGCGCCGCGCTCGAGGCGCCCGATCTCGACCCCGCGCAGAAAGCGCAGATCGAGTCCCTGCTGCCGGATGTCGAGCGCCAGACCGAATCGAGCCGCTGGTCGGCGCGTCTGCAGACCGGCCTGCGTTCGCAATCCAACGCCTCTTTCTTCCCGACGAATGGGCTGTTCCTCGTCGGCGGCGTGGGCGTGTTGTCGCCGCTGCCGCGCCGCGCCGATTTCAACGCTTTCGAGCTCGTCGACATCGCCAATGACACCGATCTCGACGCCGAGCGGTCGGCGCAGCTGGAGACGCGCTTCAAGGGCTACGCCACGCAGCAATTCCACGTGGCGAGCTATAATGTCGGCGTCTTCGGCCTCTCCTCGGGGCCGCGCTTCGCGCTCGATGCGGAGTTTCTTCCCGGCGCGAGCGTCAAGCCTTACGTCACCGGCCTCACCTCTTATGTCGGCGGCGGCAATTTTCTGAATTCGGGCGGCGCCGGCGTCGTCGCGCGCCTGCCGTTGCTCGGCGAATCGTTGTCGATCGAGCCCGGCGTCGAATATCGCTATCTCGGCGTCTCCATCGGTGGGCCCTTCGCCTCGCTGAGCGCTATTTCGACCGGCAGCGCGGTCACCGCCTCGATCGGGACCGTCTGGCGTCCTTCGGATGCGTTGCGCCTCGAGACGCGCACCGCCTTCACCCGCCATAATGCGGCGCTGCGCTCGCAATCTTTCGACGAGATCGAGGAGCAGGCGCTGGTGAGGCTCGATTTCGATCCGCCTCTGGCCTCGCTCGGGCGGAAATGGTCGATCGCGCCCTATGGGCGCATTTTCCAGCTCGCTTTCGACGCTGTCGATCCGATGGTCGACCCCTGGCGGCCGCGGCGCGACGTCGGCTGGGCGGCGGGCGTGCTGGTCGAGGCGCCGATCACACGCGAGATCGGCCTCTCGGCCGCTTTCGAATATGCCCGCAACGAGTCGAACCTGCCCAATTTCCGCACGGATAATCTGTCCGTATGGTTCGGGCCGGTCGCGCGATTCTGA